The genomic segment CTGCGGCTGCGCCCGGTCCCGCTCAGCGAGGAGGAGCTGCGCGGCTACTACGAGGGCTTCGCGAACTCGACGCTGTGGCCGCTCTATCACGACGCGGTCGAGCAGCCCGTCTTCGATCGCGAGTGGTGGCTGGCCTACCGCGCCGTCAACCGGCGTTTCGCCGAGGCCGCGGCCGAGGTGGCCGAGCCCGGCGCCACGGTCTGGGTGCAGGACTACCACCTGCAGCTCGTCCCCCAGCTGCTCCGCGAGCTGCGCCCCGACGTCCGGATCGGGTTCTTCCTGCACGTCCCGTTCCCCCCGCCCGAGCTGTTCATGCAGCTCCCGCGCCGGGTCGAGCTGCTGCGGGGCATGCTCGGGGCCGACCTCGTGGGCTTCCAGCGGCCCCAGGCGGCGCACAACGTCGCTCAGCTGGCGGCCAAGCTGCTGGGCGCGCACGGGGCCGACGACGCGATCATCCTGGACGACCGGGTGGTCCGGACGGGCGCGTTCCCCGTCTCGATCGACGTGGCCGAGATGCGGACGCTCAACGCCCGCCCGTACGTGGTGAATCAGGCCCACCAGCTGCGCCACGACCTCGGCGCGCACAAGCGGGTGCTGCTCAGCGTCGACCGGCTCGACTACACCAAGGGCATCGAGCACCGCCTCACGGCGTACTCGGAGCTGCTGCGCGACGGCCGCATCAAGGTCCGCGACACCGTGATGGTGCAGGTGGCCGTGCCCAGCCGGGAACAGGTGGAGAGCTATCGCGGGCTGCGCGACCGGATCGAGCGTGAGGTCGGGCGGATCAACGGCGAGTACGGCCGGGTCGGCGAGCCGGCGATCCACTACCTGAACCAGCCGTTCGACCGGGCCGACCTGGCCGCGCTCTACCAGACCGCCGACGTCATGGTGGTGACCCCGCTGCGTGACGGCATGAACCTGGTCGCCAAGGAGTTCGTGGCGGCCCGGCGCGACGACAGCGGCGCCCTGGTGCTCAGCGAGTTCGCCGGGGCCGCGGCCGAGCTCTCCGACGCCTTCCTGGTCAACCCGCACGACGTCGACGGGCTCAAGGAGACCCTGCTGCAGGCCCTGGCAGCCGCGCCCGAAGACCTGGCCACCCGGATGAAGGCAATGCGCGACCACATCACGTCGCACGACATCCACGCCTGGGCCCGGGCCTACCTCACCGCGCTCGAGCAGTCCCAGGCCCTGGTGCCTTAGGTCTCCAGCTCCTTGCCCAGCCAGTCCAGGATCGCCGCGATCGGCTCGGCCCAGGCCGCCTCGAGC from the Paractinoplanes abujensis genome contains:
- a CDS encoding alpha,alpha-trehalose-phosphate synthase (UDP-forming); translation: MRQSSLVVVANRLPLDDNVAPDGACEWRRSPGGLAGALHAILEQTPATWVGWAGGTGQARDLPDIGTLRLRPVPLSEEELRGYYEGFANSTLWPLYHDAVEQPVFDREWWLAYRAVNRRFAEAAAEVAEPGATVWVQDYHLQLVPQLLRELRPDVRIGFFLHVPFPPPELFMQLPRRVELLRGMLGADLVGFQRPQAAHNVAQLAAKLLGAHGADDAIILDDRVVRTGAFPVSIDVAEMRTLNARPYVVNQAHQLRHDLGAHKRVLLSVDRLDYTKGIEHRLTAYSELLRDGRIKVRDTVMVQVAVPSREQVESYRGLRDRIEREVGRINGEYGRVGEPAIHYLNQPFDRADLAALYQTADVMVVTPLRDGMNLVAKEFVAARRDDSGALVLSEFAGAAAELSDAFLVNPHDVDGLKETLLQALAAAPEDLATRMKAMRDHITSHDIHAWARAYLTALEQSQALVP